The Nitrospira sp. genome contains the following window.
GATCCTGGTCGGGGCCACCCCGACTGAGGAGAAATTCTTCAAGAAGCTGGGCGGTCGCCTGATCGCCTCGGTGGAAAGCCCGGAAGAAGCCATTACCCTGATGATGAAGCAGTTCGAGCAACAGCAGCCGGATTTGGTGCAAGGCGCGCGCTCCTGGGGCGTCTGACAAGCTGTTGAAAAAGCTCGCCAGCGGCGTTCTCGCATCGCTCTCAGACTCAACGTACCGCAAGGGTACGCCTCGCCTGTTCGCATTGCTGCGGCCTTGCTGGACGAACTTTTTGAACAGCTTGTGAGCGGCTGCGATCCTCTTGCCAGACTCCGAGGATTTTTCTGACGAAGAGGGACGAACGACGCTTCACGAGCGACGAATGACGGCCCAGTCTACTCAGGGAGCCGCGGGAGAACCGGCCAGGGCACCCTTGTCCAGGAGCACGCCGGAGTTGTCGAATGGGAGTCGGCCATCCTTGGTGTGCAACACCCCCGTCACATGATAGGTCAGTGCTTGATCGCCGGAAAACGACAGGAGCTGCCGCACGACCTGTAGTGTAGACGTGCTGGTTTCGACAGAGGTCACGGCATCGCTGAGACGCGGCACGATCAATTCCTTATTGCCCAATCCCCGCACCAGTCGATTTCCATTCACATCGAGACGAAAGTCGATCCCGGTCACGGCCAGTTCGAAATCATTGGGATTTCGAATGCGAAGGTCGACCTGCAAACGCTGCTCGAAGGCGTTGGCCTCCAACGGCGTGACATTCGTCACCAAGACCTCCGGGGGCTCGCCCTTCATCAGCCAGGTCGCGCACCCGGGAAGCAGGAACATCGCCAAGAGGCCGCTCAGTGCAAGTCGTCTGATCATGCCGCGCATCATACACAAACATCCAAATGTTTGCGACCTGCGTAGAGAAGAGTAACGGCCATGACGATCGGACCTGCATCGCGAAGGCTCCGGTGCTTTGGTAAGATAACCGAGCGGAAGTCGATCCCGATTCTCAGAGGAGGATATCATCCATGAATCTCGTCGCATGCAAGAGAATCTGTGCCCGACTCATCCTGTCCTTGGTGTTGGCCGGGACTGTGGTCTCCAGCGGGTACGCAGCCGACCAGTCCGGGGTGAAAGCGTATTTTGCTGGTGGCTGCTTCTGGTGCATGGAGGAAGTGTTTGAGAAGGTTCCGGGCGTCATCTCGGCGACGAGCGGATATATGGGCGGGCGGGTGGAGAACCCGACGTATGAGCAAGTGTCTGGGGGAGGGACCGGCCATGCCGAGTCGGTGGAAGTGGTGTATGACCCGGCAAAGGTTACGTACCAGGCCTTGCTGGAGGCCTTTTGGCACAACGTGGACCCGGTGACCGCCAATGCGCAGTTCTGCGACCACGGCAGCCAATACCGCGCCGTGATTTTCTACCAAGGCGAGGAACAACAGCGTGCGGCCGAGGAATCGAAGCGTGCGATCGCACAATCGCCGCGGCTGTCTCAGCCAGTCGTGACAGAACTCACGCCGGCATCGCAGTTTTATCCGGCGGAAGAGTATCACCAGGATTTCTACAAGAAAAATCCTGTCCGGTACAAATTTTACAAGTTCACCTGCGGGCGCGCGCAACGGTTGGAAGAAGTCTGGGGGGCTCCATGATGGAGAACATCCCGTCGCGAGAAACGCTCAGGCGGTTGTTGGTGGATTGCCGCCGCATCGCCGTGGTGGGGTTGTCGTCGAATCCGGCCAGGCCGTCTTATCGAGTCGCTGCCTATATGCAGCAGCAGGGAAAAGAGGTCATCCCCGTCAATCCCCGTGAAGCGGACGTGTTGGGGCAACCGGCCTATCCTTCATTGTCGGCAGTGCCAGGCACCGTGGATCTGGTGACGATCTTTCGGCGATCAGAAGAGGCTGGAGCGATCGTAGACGAAGCCATTCATCTCAACGCCAAGGCCGTCTGGCTTCAAGAAGGCGTCATTGATCACGCGGCGGCCCTGCGCGCCAGCGAGGCTGGATTAGAGGTCGTGATGGACCGTTGCTGGCTCAAAGAGCATGGTCGGTTTCCCTCATTTTCTTGAGCATTCCCCTTCTCCGTGAAATAGTGACCTCACGGTGTGAGCGATCCACCTCGCACTGACGTCCCATCCCCTACATTCTTGGAGGGTCCACTATGATGCCTGTCTTGACGGGTTACGGACGCGTGACCTGTGCCCTGCTGTTGCTGTGGTTCACCGCAGGCTGTGCGCAGTCGGCCCTGCACCATCATTCCCCGCAGGAAGATCTCGGAATGGGTATTGTCTCTGGAACGCTGGGGGCGCAAGCCCGGTCTGCCCAGCCGGCCGTTGAACCAATCACCAGTTCGGTGGTCGGCCAGGTGCAAGCGCTGGAAGGGGGTGCCTACCTGGTGCGCGACATCCGGGGGCAGGAACACCGCATTCCCCATGATGAAAACACCAAAATTGATCGCCCGGCCCATGTCGGCGATCGGATTCAATCTTGGTTTGACCGGCACGGACGGGCGGTGCTGATCCGAAGTGTGGAGGAGGAGAATCGGTAGGAGCCGTCCGGCCTCACCGGTCGAATCCCCATCATGCAACAGCCTGACTGGAATGCGCGTTGGAGTCGAGCCGCGCGCGCGCTCGTGCCCCTGGCCGTGGCCGCCATTCTGATCGCGGCGATGCCTCCGGCCAGCCGACTCGCCGTCGATCCCGCGATGAAGGATTACAGCCGGCACCCGGCCTCCGTACCGATCGCCTCCCTCATTGCTACCTACGCCGACCAATATGCGCTCGATCCGGCGCTGCTGCAGGCCATCATCAAAGTCGAATCGAATTTTAACTCCGACGCCGTCTCCTCAAAAGGGGCGATTGGGTTGATGCAGCTCATGCCACTAACCGCCGCGGCGTTCCATGTGTTGGATCCGTTTGATCCCAACGATAATATTCGTGCCGGTGCCGCGCTGCTCCGGGGCCTGCTCGATCGGTTTGGAGGTGATCTGTCGCTGGCACTGGCGGCCTACCATGTTGGAGAAGCCCGTGTGCGGCAGGCCGTCGGTGTCCCGGCCCTGCCTGCCACACAGATCTATGTCGACCGGGTGCTGGGGTACTACGATCGGTTCCGGACAAGTACGAGGCAGCCGCTCCCCCGCTCCCTCCTCCGTCGCCGCTCGGCCACAGCCGTGGCGAATCATTCTCATTCGGCTGAATGAGTCGCGCCGAGTTGCATTTTCATCTGCAAACGGAGTAGGGAATTCCGCGGAACGAGGCAGATCTGGATGTTGGGGGCGCGTATGAAGAAAAGTGATCGGACCGCTCGGTTGGCACAGTCGGATATTCGCGCGATGACCCTGGCCTGCGCGAAGGTCAACGGGATCAATATGTCTCAGGGGGTCTGTGATACGCCCGTGCCGCCGGTGGTCGTGCAGGCTGCGCAGCAGGCGATGGCTCACGGCCACAATACCTATGCTCGGTTTGACGGTATTGCGGAGTTACGGGAGGCGATCGCCGCCAAATTGTCCGCCTACAATCACATCACCGCCGACCCTGACACCCAGATCACGGTGAGTGCCGGCGCGACGGGATCATTCCAAGCCACCTGCATGGCGCTCCTCAATCCCGGCGACGAAGTGATCCTCTTCGAGCCGTTCTATGCCTACCATGTGCAGGCGATCTTGGCCGTGGAGGCTGTGCCTCGCTACGTCACCATGCGACCGCCGACATGGTCGGTGGACCTTGCGGGTCTCGAACAGGCGATCACGGCCAAAACCAAAGCGATCGTTGTGAACAGCCCGGGAAACCCGTCGGGTAAGGTTTTTACGCGCCGAGAGTTGGAGCAGATCGCCGACATCGTCCGTCGGCACGATGTCCTCGTGATTACGGACGAGATTTATGAGTATTTCGTGTTCGATGGACGGGAGCATGTCAGCATGGCTTCCTTGCCGGGCATGGCCGATCGAACCATCACCATCGGCGGGTACTCCAAAACCTTCAGCATCACCGGGTGGCGTATCGGCTACAGCGTCGCGGAGCCCTCGTGGGCGAAGGCCATCGGTGCGATGAGCGATGTGTTGTATGTCTGTGCGCCGACCCCGCTGCAGCACGGCGTGGCGGCCGGCATTCGCGCGCTTGCCCCCTCGTTTTATCGAGAGCTCGCAGCGGAGCATCAACAGAAGCGAGATCGATTCTGCGGTGCCCTGGCGAAAGCCGGGCTTCCACCTGCTGTGCCGCAGGGGGCCTACTACGTGTTGGCGGATGTCTCTCGCGTGCCGGGAACGACCAGCCGCGAACGTGCGCTCTATCTGCTGGACAAGACCGGGGTGGCAGGTGTGCCGGGCGAGGCGTTTTTTGAAGGGCCGGAAGGCAGTCGCTTTATGCGGTTCTGCATGGCGAAGACCGACAGCGATCTGGAGAACGCCAGCCGGGCGATCGAGCAATTCTCGAGATAAGCAGAGGGCGAAGCGACGCAGGACTATCGCGCCTGCCAGGAGGCGGTTCTGGTCATCGCCCCCCACGTGGCCTTTTTCCCGCGCACCCAACGATACAGACCGATCAATTTCCACACCGAGTTCAACTGGCGGAATCCGAAGTTTTCCACGACGGCGGCAAACAGCAGTTTGACGACATCGCGCTGAGCCGGGTAGACGTGGAACGACATTTCTTCCAGCAGCAAGGCGCTCACCGAGAGCAGTACGCCAAGACCCATGGCCGCAATCAGCAGGATCAGCCAGGCTTGCACGGAAACCAGTCCCAGGACAAACCCCAGCATCAGGAAGCAGTACCCGAAGACTTCGATCGCCGGCCCGATCCACTCGAAGACGGCCATAAACGGAAATGCCACCCAGCCGATCGTCCCGCCTTTGGGATGGAACATGAGATCCAGATTTTTCATCAGGCTTTCACAGAGACCACGTTGCCAGCGGATGCGCTGATTCTTGAGCGTCCGTAAGTCTTCAGGGGCTTCGGTCCAGCAGACCGAATCGGGGACGAAGGTGATCCGGTAGGGTTTCCCGCTCAGCCGGAGATGCCGGTGCAGCCGGACGACGAGCTCCATGTCCTCGCCGATCGTGTCCGATCGATAGCCGCCCACGGTGACGACCACTTCTTTCCGAAAAATGCCGAATGCGCCGGAAATGATGAGCATGGCGTTCATCGGCGACCAGCCCAGGCGGCCAAACAGGAATGCGCGGAGATATTCGACGATTTGAAACAGGGCCAGCATATTCGTTGGAAGTCCGATCTTCGTCAGAAATCCATCCTCGACGCGACAGCCATTGGCGATGCGAACGGTGCCACCGCTGGCGACCGTGCGGTGATCGTCCAGAAACGGCTGCACGGCTCGACGCAGGCTGTCTGGCTGGAGGATCGAGTCCGCATCGATGCAGCAGAACAGGGGATACAGCGACAGGTTGATCCCGGCGTTCAGGGAATCGGCTTTGCCCCCGTTTTCCTTGTCGATGACGCGCAGGTTGGTATGCACAGACGAATGGTAAATGGCGCGGATCTCCGCAGTGGGCAGTTGCGTATTGCAGGCCTCCGGAAATGGAAAGAGTTCGAACTCTCTGCGAAGCACATCGATCGTGGCGTCCTTCGATCCGTCGTTGATCACGACGATTTCATATTCGGAATAACTGAGCTGGAGGAGCGACCGGATGGAACCGGCAATCGTCGCAGCCTCATTGTAGGCCGGGACTAGAATGCTGATCTGCGGTTCAAATCCCGTATAACTCTGCGGCAGGCTTTCCAGCACCCGCTCTTGCAGATATTGCCGTAGGTGCACGATGGCGATGACGTCCAGCATCAAGTATCCGGCGGTCAGGCCGAGAAAGTAGAGCAGGAACAGCCATTCGGACACCGAAATGAGGGTCTCTATCCACATGAATCAGCGCCTTGTGAGATTGACTGATACGTGCCGAGCGCAAAGAGGACGATGGACAATGGAGTCGTTCTGGCTGGCGATCCTTGCCGGATTGTGGCTGGGGACCCCGGCGCTTTCCGCTCCTGCTGCAGATGTTCCGTTGTCGGGACCCATTCCTGCCACCGTCTACGAGATTGAACTCACCTACGCTGGCGAGCGCACCGATCCGACCGTCGCCCTCAGTGGACCTCCAGGGACTGCGCCCCCTCTTCCTTATCGACCGTTTTTGCCCATTCTTGAACTGCGACCCGGCCTGGGGGCGATCCGGCCCTTCGGCCCCTGTCGAACTCAGGTGACGAAGTCCGACGGCGCGCTCGACGTGCAGTGGAAGGCCGAGGGGGTGGCCCGTTGCGGGCAGCGTATCGAGCTGCATCCGGCAGGAAAGCCCGTCGACCTGCTGTCCTACCGGCTGCTGCGGCTCCGCGGTCATGCGACTGGCTCCGTAGAGATCGGTATTGAAGATCTCGCCGGCCAACGGCGTGAGGACAATCAAAGAGTGACCGTGCTGTCGGGTGCTTTCGATCTCACGCTCCCACTGCAGGAGATCGGCCGCACCGTCGATCTTCGGCACATCACGGCGCTTGTGGTCTCCAGCGAAGGAGGAAGCGGACACAGTGTCTTGGAGACGATCGAGGTCAGGCAGGGAGACTCGGTCACTCCGCGATCCACAGGGACTGGCTTCTGGGTCTGGAACTATCGTCGGGCGGTACAGGATCCAGCGGGAATGCTGGACACCTGTCGCGCACAGGGGTGCTCACGGCTGCTGATTCAAATGCCCGCTCAATCCGATGAGGAGGAGATCTGGCAGGGGTATGTGCGCCTCATGGAGAAGGTCCGGGCCGCCGGCATTGAGCCCTGGGCGCTGGACGGCTATCCCGAAGCCATACAGGAACCGCGCCGATTGGCCGATAAGATCTGGAGACTGCTGCATCTCGCACCGCCGGGTCTCCTGTCGGGCGTGCAACTCGACATCGAACCGTATCTCTTACCGGGATTTCTTGAAGACGAGGCGCAACTTCGCCGGTATCTCGGCACGATCGAGACGGTGAACGATGCCATCCAGGGACGGGCCCGGTTGTCGATGGTGGTGCCATTCTGGCTTGCCGCGCCGACCGTCGGGGGGCGGCCTTTGGCCTTTGCTGTCATGGACCTGGCGGATGAAGTGGCGGTGATGAGTTATCGCACCGATCTCGATGAGGTCCAGGACATCGCAGACGATATCCTGCGGTACGGCGATGTGATCGAGAAGCCGGTCTGGTTGGCCGTCGAAACGACCGTCCTGCCGGTTGAGCAGCATGTGGTGCTGAGACGAGCATCCGGAGCGGGCCAGGCGGACGCACTCCTGGATCGCACCCATCGTCTCTTGCGGTGGAGGCCGATCCATGAGACGGACGGTGCAGGCCATCATGGAGAGTGGTTCCGTGTGCATCGTCGGTTCACGGTCAAGCCGGACCGGCTCTCGTTTGCGGGTCGTGCTCGTGCCCAGGTGTCGTCTGCGATCAAGGACATACAGGCCAGTACCTCGCACGCAAGCTTTGCGGGGGTGATGATTCACGATCTCGATGGATTCCGCGCCCTCGCTGAATAGGTCGGGCATGTCGAATGGATGGGGCCGTCACGGATGAACGATCCCCTCAACTGGATGAATCGACGAGCGTCCGCAGCCGCGCTGCTGGCGTGGAGTCTGCTTGCTGCGGGCTTGTTCTCTACGCCTGCCACGATGATTGCCGCCATGGCGCCGGACCCCTCGCCGCGTCAGGTTCTGCAACAGGCCAAAGCGTTGGAGGACGAGCAACGGTATGACGAGGCCATCGCCGCTTACCGGCAATACCTTCTGGCCAAACCAGATCACGACGATGTGCGTTCCACGGTGGCGAAACTGCTTTCCTGGCAGGGACAGCGGGATGAGGCCATCACGCTCTATCGCGAGATTCTGACCCGCCAGCCCCTCGACCATGACACCCATGTCGGTCTTGCCCGGGTCTTGTCCTGGAACAAACAGTTCGACGAGGCACGGGATGAATACGAGCGGGTGCTTCATGACGAGCCGGCCAATGCCGAAGCCCTGGTGGGCATGGGAGATGTGTTGCTGTGGAGCGGCCATCGTGAACAGGCGATTCCCTACTATGAACGAGCGTTGGCGGCTACCGGTGACGCCGAGATTGCGGCACGGCTGCGTGCCGTCAACGCCGAGATCGCTTCCCTTGCCGCCCCCCTCGATTCATCGACTGCCCGCAAGACCGATGCTGAGCCGACAGATGGCGGCCAGGCATTGGAGCGAGGCCGACGTTTGGAAATGATGCGGCAGCAGGAGGACGCGCTGGCCGTGTATCGGGAGGGACTGACACAGTTTCCGGGAAATGATGAGCTGCGAGCCGCCTTGGCACGACTGCGTTCCTGGCAAGGGGCGCATGCCGAAGCGGTGGAGTTGTACCGGGATGTGTTGAGTCGCCATCCGGAGGATCACGACATACGCGTGGCGCTGGCGCAGGTGCTCTCGTGGCAGCAACAGTTCGACGAGGCCGGCCAATTGTACCGACAGGCCTTACAGGCCGAACCGGCGCATGTCGAGGCGCGCCGTGGACTGGCTGAGATCGCGCATTGGCGGGGTGATCGTTCGGACGCACTGGCGCGATATGAGGCACTCCTGGCCGACACGCACGATCCGGACATCGAGGAGAAGCTGAAAGCCATTCGGGCTGAAGTACAGGTCGTATCGGCCGACGCAGCCGAGCAGGCTGCCCCGGTTCCGTCAGCACGAGAGCAGGAGTCGCGAGCCGTAGCGAGTGCCATGGAACAGGCCACCACATTCGAGGTGGCCAAACAGTATCATGAGGCCGAACTGGTCTACCGCAAGGCGTTGGGGCACTATCCGGACAACGACGAGATCCGGAGTGCATTGGCGCGTGTGTTGTCATGGCAAGGCTCGCACCAGGAGGCCACGACACTCTATCGAGACGTGCTGGCGCGTCATCCGGAGGATCAGGATATTCGCGTGGCGCTGGCACAGGTGCTCTCGTGGCAGAAACAGTTCGAGGAGGCGGGACGATTGTATCGGGAGGTCGTGCAGGCCGAGCCGGCGCACATCGAGGCGCGCCGTGGATTGGCTGAGGTTGCGCATTGGCGGGGTGATCGTTCGCAGGCGTTGCAACAATATGAAACCCTTCTTGCCGAAACCCATGATCCGGAGATTGCGCAGCGCATCGATGCAGTAAAGTCAGAGTTGCTGGTCTCGCCGCGGGCTGCGGTGGGGCAGGGACTCACCGGACTGCGGCTTCCGTACCGGGACTACGCCAAGATCGGCTACGGTCACTATTCCTACACGAAAAATCAACCGGATGAGCGCGATCTGCTGTTCGAAGTCGCCAAGTCGTTGGGCAATCAAACGCTGGTCTTAAGAGTCGAACCGATCAATCGATTCGGCTTCCACGACACGCCGATCTCAGCGGAGCTCTATAGTCCCCTGTGGCAGCGAGCCTGGGGATATGTGGCAGCGCAAGGTACGGTGAATCCGAATTTTTCGCCCAACTACTCCTTTGTCGGAGAGGTGGCACAAGGCCTGGGCGGGTTGCATGCCTCGCTTGCACCCGTCGAGCTATCTTTCGGGTACCGGCGGTTGAATTATAAACAGGACGACATCGATCTGCTGATGCCGGGGCTGACAATCTTTCTTCCCTTCAATCTGTGGCTGACGGAAAAGGTGTACTTCATTCCGAATACGGGGGCCGTCACACTGGCCTCTCAGCTCACCTGGCGTCCGGCCGAGCGGCTGCAGTTCTTTGCCTCCGGCTCGTTTGGCACGTCAGGCGAACGCATCGTGGCCCAGCAAGACTTCACGCGCGTGGGGAGCCGCACGATTCAGGGCGGCGTCACATTCCCGATCAATGAACGATTCTCCGCCGAAGCCTCCGGATACTACGAAGACCGGGGGTTCCTCTATGTGCGGCGGGGCGGCAATTTTAACCTCATCTACCATTGGTAAGCCTATGCAACGGTCCACACTTGTCCGCATATCAGGTATGGCGGTGCTGTTTGTGTCTCTCGTGATCGGCGTCCGGATTCTCGTCACTGCGCCTTCCGTCCAGCACATGGAGATTCCGGAGAAAGACTTTCACCGTTTCCAGGGAGTGGCGGGTCCCGACGAGGCGACGGTGGTCCCGGATCGCGTCCCGGCCGCCTGGACCAACTACGAGCAGGGGTCGGCAAGCCGGTTGGCCATTCTCTTAACCGATCCGGACTCATCGTGGCTCGGATTGGCCCACGGCCTAAAGTCCATCGGCATTCCTTTTCGCATTACGCGGAATGTTCATGAGGCGCTGGCGCATAAAGTGGTGCTGGTCTACCCCATGATATCCGGGAAGGTCCTGACTCCGGAGGCGCTGCAAGCACTGGCGGAATTTCCGAAGACCGGCGGGACACTGATCGGGGTGCAAGTGTTGGGTGGCGGATTGAATCAGGTCTTCGGGTTTCGTGACGCCGTGGCGTCGCGCCAGCGCTACGACGTGACCTTGGCTCAGGGCGACCCGCTGCTCGTGAATTTGACCGATCCTCGCGAGCAACAGCTGCGGGTCGGCCTCCGTGACAAGGGGATCGAGGTGATGGGCACCTACGGCTATACCGGCGCGTCGGCTCCTCTCGCGCGTTTCGAGGATGGAACTGCCGCCATCACGCAGGCGGCTCACGGGCGTGGCCGAGCCTATGCCATTGGATTGGATCTCGGCTTTCTCCTGTTGAAGGGCTACAACAATCGGGGGGAGGAACTGGTCAAAACATTCGACAATGAGTTCGACCCGACTCTCGATGTCTGGCTACGGTTGCTCAAATCCATCTATCGCGCGGCGGACGAGAGGGCGGTCACTCTCGGCACGGTGCCGTTCGGGAAATCACTCTCCGTCATGTTGACGCACGATGTGGATTTTACCCAGTCGATCAAGAACGCGGTGGACTATGCGGAATACGAAAAG
Protein-coding sequences here:
- a CDS encoding LEA type 2 family protein; its protein translation is MIRRLALSGLLAMFLLPGCATWLMKGEPPEVLVTNVTPLEANAFEQRLQVDLRIRNPNDFELAVTGIDFRLDVNGNRLVRGLGNKELIVPRLSDAVTSVETSTSTLQVVRQLLSFSGDQALTYHVTGVLHTKDGRLPFDNSGVLLDKGALAGSPAAP
- the msrA gene encoding peptide-methionine (S)-S-oxide reductase MsrA, with product MNLVACKRICARLILSLVLAGTVVSSGYAADQSGVKAYFAGGCFWCMEEVFEKVPGVISATSGYMGGRVENPTYEQVSGGGTGHAESVEVVYDPAKVTYQALLEAFWHNVDPVTANAQFCDHGSQYRAVIFYQGEEQQRAAEESKRAIAQSPRLSQPVVTELTPASQFYPAEEYHQDFYKKNPVRYKFYKFTCGRAQRLEEVWGAP
- a CDS encoding CoA-binding protein, with the protein product MENIPSRETLRRLLVDCRRIAVVGLSSNPARPSYRVAAYMQQQGKEVIPVNPREADVLGQPAYPSLSAVPGTVDLVTIFRRSEEAGAIVDEAIHLNAKAVWLQEGVIDHAAALRASEAGLEVVMDRCWLKEHGRFPSFS
- a CDS encoding lytic transglycosylase domain-containing protein; the protein is MQQPDWNARWSRAARALVPLAVAAILIAAMPPASRLAVDPAMKDYSRHPASVPIASLIATYADQYALDPALLQAIIKVESNFNSDAVSSKGAIGLMQLMPLTAAAFHVLDPFDPNDNIRAGAALLRGLLDRFGGDLSLALAAYHVGEARVRQAVGVPALPATQIYVDRVLGYYDRFRTSTRQPLPRSLLRRRSATAVANHSHSAE
- a CDS encoding pyridoxal phosphate-dependent aminotransferase encodes the protein MKKSDRTARLAQSDIRAMTLACAKVNGINMSQGVCDTPVPPVVVQAAQQAMAHGHNTYARFDGIAELREAIAAKLSAYNHITADPDTQITVSAGATGSFQATCMALLNPGDEVILFEPFYAYHVQAILAVEAVPRYVTMRPPTWSVDLAGLEQAITAKTKAIVVNSPGNPSGKVFTRRELEQIADIVRRHDVLVITDEIYEYFVFDGREHVSMASLPGMADRTITIGGYSKTFSITGWRIGYSVAEPSWAKAIGAMSDVLYVCAPTPLQHGVAAGIRALAPSFYRELAAEHQQKRDRFCGALAKAGLPPAVPQGAYYVLADVSRVPGTTSRERALYLLDKTGVAGVPGEAFFEGPEGSRFMRFCMAKTDSDLENASRAIEQFSR
- a CDS encoding glycosyltransferase family 2 protein: MWIETLISVSEWLFLLYFLGLTAGYLMLDVIAIVHLRQYLQERVLESLPQSYTGFEPQISILVPAYNEAATIAGSIRSLLQLSYSEYEIVVINDGSKDATIDVLRREFELFPFPEACNTQLPTAEIRAIYHSSVHTNLRVIDKENGGKADSLNAGINLSLYPLFCCIDADSILQPDSLRRAVQPFLDDHRTVASGGTVRIANGCRVEDGFLTKIGLPTNMLALFQIVEYLRAFLFGRLGWSPMNAMLIISGAFGIFRKEVVVTVGGYRSDTIGEDMELVVRLHRHLRLSGKPYRITFVPDSVCWTEAPEDLRTLKNQRIRWQRGLCESLMKNLDLMFHPKGGTIGWVAFPFMAVFEWIGPAIEVFGYCFLMLGFVLGLVSVQAWLILLIAAMGLGVLLSVSALLLEEMSFHVYPAQRDVVKLLFAAVVENFGFRQLNSVWKLIGLYRWVRGKKATWGAMTRTASWQAR
- a CDS encoding tetratricopeptide repeat protein, whose amino-acid sequence is MNDPLNWMNRRASAAALLAWSLLAAGLFSTPATMIAAMAPDPSPRQVLQQAKALEDEQRYDEAIAAYRQYLLAKPDHDDVRSTVAKLLSWQGQRDEAITLYREILTRQPLDHDTHVGLARVLSWNKQFDEARDEYERVLHDEPANAEALVGMGDVLLWSGHREQAIPYYERALAATGDAEIAARLRAVNAEIASLAAPLDSSTARKTDAEPTDGGQALERGRRLEMMRQQEDALAVYREGLTQFPGNDELRAALARLRSWQGAHAEAVELYRDVLSRHPEDHDIRVALAQVLSWQQQFDEAGQLYRQALQAEPAHVEARRGLAEIAHWRGDRSDALARYEALLADTHDPDIEEKLKAIRAEVQVVSADAAEQAAPVPSAREQESRAVASAMEQATTFEVAKQYHEAELVYRKALGHYPDNDEIRSALARVLSWQGSHQEATTLYRDVLARHPEDQDIRVALAQVLSWQKQFEEAGRLYREVVQAEPAHIEARRGLAEVAHWRGDRSQALQQYETLLAETHDPEIAQRIDAVKSELLVSPRAAVGQGLTGLRLPYRDYAKIGYGHYSYTKNQPDERDLLFEVAKSLGNQTLVLRVEPINRFGFHDTPISAELYSPLWQRAWGYVAAQGTVNPNFSPNYSFVGEVAQGLGGLHASLAPVELSFGYRRLNYKQDDIDLLMPGLTIFLPFNLWLTEKVYFIPNTGAVTLASQLTWRPAERLQFFASGSFGTSGERIVAQQDFTRVGSRTIQGGVTFPINERFSAEASGYYEDRGFLYVRRGGNFNLIYHW